From the Pontiella agarivorans genome, one window contains:
- the ilvE gene encoding branched-chain-amino-acid transaminase, with translation MKIFLGDKLVDEKDAVVSVFDHGLLYGDGVFEGIRAYNGRVFLLDEHIERLYDSAQAIALKIPMTRKQMKQAVVDTCKANEISDGYIRLVVTRGKGTLGLNPYLCDKAEVIIIAAKIQLYPQELYDNGLKIVTVGTIRNHPEAINPRIKSLNYLNNVIAKIEAINAGCMECLMLNHKGEVAEASGDNIFAVKNGVITTPPSTCGALEGLTRNKVMELAREAGYEMREAPMARYDLYVADEVFLTGTAAEIISVVDVDKREIGGGKPGEITRKLAELYHQAARSEGTPIE, from the coding sequence ATGAAAATTTTTTTAGGTGATAAGCTGGTTGATGAAAAAGATGCTGTGGTTTCCGTATTTGACCATGGGCTGTTGTATGGCGACGGCGTTTTTGAAGGTATTCGGGCCTATAACGGCAGGGTATTTCTGTTGGACGAACATATCGAGCGTCTGTACGACTCCGCTCAGGCGATTGCGCTGAAGATTCCGATGACGCGAAAGCAGATGAAACAAGCCGTCGTGGACACCTGCAAAGCAAATGAAATTTCGGACGGATACATTCGCCTGGTGGTTACCCGAGGAAAGGGCACATTGGGCCTGAATCCGTATCTCTGCGATAAGGCCGAAGTCATCATTATTGCAGCAAAAATCCAGCTCTATCCGCAGGAACTCTACGATAACGGACTGAAAATCGTAACCGTTGGAACAATCCGCAATCATCCGGAGGCCATCAATCCGCGCATTAAGAGCCTGAATTATCTTAATAACGTTATCGCAAAAATCGAGGCGATCAACGCGGGTTGCATGGAATGTCTGATGCTGAATCATAAAGGGGAAGTGGCGGAAGCTTCCGGTGACAATATTTTTGCGGTTAAAAACGGGGTTATCACCACACCGCCGAGTACGTGCGGTGCTTTGGAAGGACTGACCCGCAATAAAGTCATGGAACTTGCCCGTGAAGCCGGCTACGAAATGCGTGAAGCGCCAATGGCGCGCTATGACCTCTACGTGGCGGACGAAGTATTCCTGACCGGAACAGCCGCTGAAATTATTTCGGTGGTCGATGTAGACAAACGCGAAATCGGCGGCGGAAAACCCGGAGAAATTACCCGGAAGCTGGCCGAGCTTTACCATCAGGCTGCCCGCTCCGAGGGTACGCCGATCGAGTAA
- the mutY gene encoding A/G-specific adenine glycosylase: MNQFQNIKRAVPNRLLPWFAENKRSMPWRSNRTPYRVWISELMLQQTRVDQATPYFHRFMKRFPSMKSLAAASQEEVLKMWEGLGYYSRARNLHKAARIIVTEHHGRFPATAEEIIKLPGVGSYTAAAIGSLAFNLDLAVLDGNVIRVLSRLFAYTKDTRSTAAKKELQQWADDLLVRGRAGDFNEAMMELGATVCLPKNPNCSACPLSRCCAARAEGNPLEYPKKAPKKKMPHIIVGAAVVTNAKGEVLIAQRRTEDMLGGLWEFPGGKLEEGETLETCVARELKEELGIEVEVGKFLIKVKHAYSHFTMDLHTYFATIKSGCPRAIECRDFQWMDISSLRKVPYSKADLKIIDALEKQ; the protein is encoded by the coding sequence ATGAATCAGTTTCAGAATATAAAACGAGCGGTACCGAACCGCCTGCTGCCGTGGTTTGCTGAAAACAAACGAAGCATGCCGTGGCGGAGCAACCGCACCCCTTACCGGGTATGGATTTCAGAGCTGATGCTGCAGCAGACGCGTGTGGATCAGGCCACCCCCTACTTTCACCGGTTTATGAAACGGTTTCCCTCGATGAAGTCGCTTGCGGCCGCTTCGCAGGAGGAAGTGCTGAAAATGTGGGAGGGGCTGGGTTATTATTCCCGTGCACGTAATCTGCACAAAGCCGCCCGCATCATCGTTACCGAGCACCACGGCCGCTTTCCCGCAACGGCCGAAGAGATTATTAAACTGCCCGGCGTTGGAAGCTATACGGCCGCGGCTATCGGTTCGCTGGCTTTTAATCTCGATCTGGCCGTGCTGGACGGCAACGTGATTCGTGTACTTTCGCGTCTGTTCGCCTATACAAAGGATACCCGCTCGACGGCCGCAAAAAAGGAACTCCAACAATGGGCCGATGATCTGCTGGTACGAGGGCGCGCCGGCGATTTTAATGAAGCCATGATGGAGCTCGGGGCCACGGTGTGTTTGCCGAAAAATCCGAACTGTTCCGCCTGTCCCCTCTCCCGCTGCTGTGCCGCGAGGGCCGAAGGGAATCCGCTTGAATATCCCAAAAAAGCCCCGAAGAAAAAAATGCCGCATATCATTGTCGGGGCCGCTGTGGTGACCAACGCAAAAGGTGAAGTGCTCATTGCCCAGCGCCGTACCGAGGATATGCTCGGCGGACTGTGGGAATTTCCCGGCGGGAAACTGGAAGAAGGTGAAACCCTTGAAACCTGCGTGGCGAGAGAACTGAAAGAAGAGCTCGGCATCGAGGTGGAAGTCGGAAAATTTCTAATTAAAGTAAAACACGCATACAGCCATTTTACAATGGATCTGCATACTTATTTTGCGACAATTAAATCCGGCTGTCCCCGTGCCATCGAATGCCGGGATTTTCAATGGATGGATATTTCCAGCCTCCGGAAAGTTCCGTATTCGAAGGCAGACCTGAAAATTATTGACGCTCTGGAGAAACAATGA
- the argS gene encoding arginine--tRNA ligase produces the protein MREFATFEERLSAWTTEAMKSIFDLGDIEVNLGVSPTNNEKFGDYQCNAAMVLAKQLKKAPREIAQQFAESAELPDFVKKIEIAGPGFINFFLSNTALADYIQTLEKDPNLGAEQVGEGKKVIIDYSSPNVAKSMHIGHIRSTVIGNAIDRLFRFLGYDVIADNHLGDWGTQFGLMLVGYREFVKEKALAESPVEELERIYVASYNKSKEDDSWRDLAKAELVKLQQGDEENRKLWEKFIELSIGEFDTIYDRLGVKFDLYRGESFYNDRLPEIIRALEEKGLAKKSDGALIVDLEEDGMPICIVRKSDGGYNYATTDLATVESRIEEFDPDRIIYVTDERQQLHFKQFFTIADKLEMKANLVHVWFGLMRLPEATFSTREGNVIKLSAMLDEAEARALKMVKSSSPDMPEEQQKDLAKAIGIGAIKYTDLSQNPQSLVTFTWEKALNMEGNSAPYLQYAYARISSVYDKWKAQFPGTELTDCSIRIEHEIERRLAVKLTRFPAAVRAAADNYRPNIMADYLYDLAQIYSSFYQNVPFLKADKGIRESRIRLCRNTARTLKQGLELLGIETRERI, from the coding sequence ATGCGTGAGTTTGCCACTTTTGAGGAACGCCTTTCGGCCTGGACGACCGAGGCGATGAAGTCGATTTTTGATCTGGGCGATATTGAGGTTAATTTGGGGGTGTCGCCAACCAATAATGAAAAGTTCGGCGATTACCAGTGCAATGCCGCCATGGTATTGGCTAAACAGCTTAAAAAGGCGCCGCGCGAAATTGCCCAGCAGTTTGCGGAATCGGCTGAACTGCCTGATTTTGTCAAAAAAATAGAAATTGCAGGTCCGGGCTTTATAAACTTTTTTCTATCGAACACGGCGCTGGCTGATTATATCCAGACGCTGGAAAAAGATCCGAATTTGGGAGCAGAGCAGGTGGGCGAGGGGAAGAAGGTCATTATCGACTATTCCAGCCCCAATGTGGCGAAATCGATGCATATCGGCCATATTCGCTCAACCGTAATCGGCAATGCCATTGACCGGCTGTTTCGTTTTCTTGGCTATGATGTGATTGCAGACAATCATTTGGGAGACTGGGGCACTCAGTTCGGCCTGATGCTGGTGGGATATCGCGAGTTTGTGAAGGAAAAAGCACTGGCCGAATCCCCGGTCGAAGAACTCGAACGGATTTATGTGGCGAGTTATAATAAATCAAAAGAAGATGACTCCTGGCGTGATCTCGCTAAAGCCGAACTGGTCAAACTCCAGCAGGGCGATGAGGAAAACCGCAAGCTTTGGGAAAAATTTATTGAACTGTCCATTGGTGAGTTTGACACGATTTATGATCGTCTCGGCGTAAAATTTGATCTGTATCGCGGGGAAAGTTTCTATAACGACCGCCTGCCTGAAATTATTCGGGCTCTGGAGGAAAAGGGGCTCGCGAAAAAAAGCGACGGCGCACTGATCGTTGATCTGGAAGAAGACGGAATGCCGATCTGCATCGTGCGTAAAAGTGATGGGGGATATAATTATGCCACCACCGATCTGGCCACGGTGGAATCACGCATTGAAGAGTTTGATCCAGATCGGATCATCTATGTAACCGATGAGCGTCAGCAGTTACATTTTAAGCAGTTTTTCACCATCGCCGACAAGCTGGAGATGAAAGCGAATCTGGTGCATGTATGGTTTGGCCTGATGCGTCTTCCAGAGGCCACATTTTCCACTCGCGAAGGCAATGTAATCAAACTTTCTGCCATGCTGGATGAAGCAGAGGCGCGTGCCCTTAAGATGGTAAAATCAAGCAGCCCGGATATGCCTGAGGAACAGCAGAAGGACTTGGCAAAAGCGATTGGAATCGGAGCCATAAAATATACAGATCTGAGCCAGAATCCACAGAGTCTGGTGACATTCACCTGGGAAAAAGCGCTGAATATGGAAGGTAATTCAGCGCCATATCTGCAATATGCGTACGCCCGGATTTCGTCGGTTTATGATAAGTGGAAAGCACAGTTTCCGGGCACAGAGCTCACCGATTGTTCGATCCGGATTGAACACGAAATCGAACGGCGTCTGGCGGTTAAATTAACCCGTTTTCCTGCCGCCGTTCGCGCTGCTGCCGATAATTACCGACCGAACATTATGGCGGATTATCTTTATGACCTTGCCCAGATCTACAGCAGTTTTTATCAGAATGTACCATTTCTTAAAGCCGACAAAGGCATTCGGGAAAGTCGTATTCGGCTGTGCAGAAACACCGCCCGAACCCTGAAACAAGGATTGGAGCTTCTCGGAATCGAGACCAGAGAACGCATCTGA
- a CDS encoding ABC transporter ATP-binding protein — protein sequence MDNVLVAEQIDRTYRIGKTSLNVLNKVSLNVAAGEMLAIMGQSGSGKSTLLHVLGGLDRPKSGTVSFRGQNVYSMPARKLAQFRAENVGYVFQSFHLLPELDIVENVALPAMSIQPAREAKIRARELLEEVGLGERIGHRPQELSGGEQQRVAIARALINEPDIIFADEPTGNLDSTTGEKVLNYLFQLLGTRRHTLVLVTHSQEVASRCSRELFLKDGVLVQ from the coding sequence ATGGATAACGTACTGGTTGCAGAGCAGATAGACCGGACCTATCGGATTGGAAAAACGTCGCTGAATGTGCTGAATAAGGTGTCGCTGAATGTCGCGGCCGGCGAAATGCTGGCAATTATGGGGCAGAGCGGTTCGGGAAAAAGCACGCTGCTCCATGTGCTCGGCGGGCTGGACCGCCCAAAGTCCGGAACGGTATCTTTCCGGGGACAGAATGTGTACAGCATGCCGGCCAGAAAGCTGGCCCAATTCCGTGCCGAAAATGTAGGCTATGTCTTTCAGTCGTTTCATCTGCTTCCCGAGCTGGATATTGTGGAAAATGTGGCGCTTCCGGCGATGAGTATTCAGCCGGCCAGAGAAGCCAAAATCCGGGCCAGGGAACTGTTGGAGGAAGTTGGGCTGGGCGAACGGATCGGCCATCGGCCGCAGGAGCTTTCCGGCGGCGAACAGCAGCGTGTGGCCATTGCGCGGGCACTGATCAACGAACCGGATATTATTTTTGCCGACGAACCGACCGGAAACCTGGATTCAACGACCGGTGAAAAAGTGTTGAATTATTTGTTTCAACTGCTCGGGACCAGAAGGCATACTCTCGTGCTTGTTACCCATTCTCAGGAAGTGGCATCCCGCTGTTCCCGTGAACTGTTTCTGAAGGATGGTGTTTTAGTACAGTAA
- a CDS encoding UvrB/UvrC motif-containing protein has product MKCECCKEKEATIHLTQVIDGEVKKLNLCQACAQKNGIDLNSPISITDVLLGLGNQPSGSTPEADDSVFDLSCSRCQMPRAEFKKRARLGCPECYNAFMGELNAITQAMHHSRQHVGKIPARQGNEARMTAQIAALQKDIETAIAKEEYEIAATLRDKIRLLKESGAIPAEGDET; this is encoded by the coding sequence ATGAAATGTGAATGTTGCAAAGAGAAAGAGGCCACCATCCACCTGACGCAGGTAATTGACGGTGAAGTGAAAAAACTGAACCTCTGTCAGGCGTGCGCCCAGAAAAACGGAATCGACCTCAATTCGCCGATTTCGATCACGGATGTTTTGCTGGGACTCGGCAATCAGCCAAGCGGCAGCACCCCGGAGGCCGATGATTCGGTTTTCGATCTGAGCTGCAGCCGCTGTCAGATGCCCCGTGCCGAATTTAAAAAACGGGCCCGGCTGGGATGCCCCGAGTGCTACAATGCCTTTATGGGGGAACTTAACGCGATTACCCAGGCCATGCACCACAGCCGACAGCATGTCGGAAAAATCCCCGCCCGCCAGGGCAACGAAGCGCGTATGACCGCACAGATCGCCGCCCTCCAGAAGGATATCGAAACCGCAATCGCTAAAGAAGAATATGAGATTGCCGCGACTTTGCGTGATAAGATCCGCCTGCTGAAAGAGAGTGGGGCCATCCCCGCTGAAGGAGACGAAACATGA
- a CDS encoding ATP-dependent Clp protease ATP-binding subunit, which produces MDNFTPRAQQVLQLARKEADRFNHGYVGTEHILLGLIALGHGVAVNALQALGIDLASVRLEVEKAVGTGPETKTIGNIPFTPRAKKVLALSASEARGLGHSYVGTEHILLGLLREGEGIAARVLENLGVDLDETRYEIMKTLDPDYDPAAEGEYEDEGGDPEPPPIGGGQTRGKGKTKTPALNTFGRDLTKLAKDGELDPVIGRKDEIERVIQILCRRTKNNPVLLGEAGVGKTAIAEGLAQVIQEGNVPDLLIDKKVITLDLALMVAGTKYRGQFEERIKAVMDEIRKEKNIILFLDELHTIVGAGSAEGTMDAANIIKPALSRGELQCIGATTLKEYRKYIEKDAALERRFQTVNVKEPSVEDAVEILKGLRGKYEEHHHATFTDDAMKTAVECSARYLPDRFLPDKAIDLIDEAGARARINSMSRPPELKQLEEEIHDFETKKNDAIHEQKFEDAANFRDQERQSKEKLDQLLEEWRKTRDENKSVVDDEDIMVVVSKWTGIPVMKMGEKEMERLLRIEDVVGQQVVGQGEAVSAVSRALRRSRADLKDPKRPIGSFIFLGPTGVGKTMLAKTLADFMFDDPESFIQIDMSEYMEKFNASRLVGSPPGYVGHEEGGQLTERVRRRPYSVVLFDEVEKAHPDVMHMLLQILEEGRLTDSLGRSVDFRNTVVIMTSNLGAQEVKKSGSLGFSPSNEEADFAKLKEMMIGVAKKTFKPELLNRLDDMIVFRELTKEDLETIINLELANIQNRVLGRNIELKITKPARNFLLEKGYDKAYGARQLRRTVERFLEDPLAEEILRGHIENNSVVTVKANKESLTFKGVPVVEETAAEE; this is translated from the coding sequence ATGGATAATTTTACACCACGGGCGCAGCAGGTGCTGCAGCTGGCACGGAAAGAAGCTGACCGCTTCAATCACGGCTACGTCGGCACAGAGCATATTCTTCTGGGCTTGATTGCGCTGGGACACGGCGTTGCAGTGAATGCACTGCAGGCATTGGGAATCGATCTCGCCTCGGTCCGGCTGGAAGTTGAAAAAGCCGTCGGCACCGGGCCGGAGACCAAAACCATTGGAAATATTCCTTTTACACCGCGTGCCAAAAAAGTGCTGGCACTTTCAGCAAGTGAAGCCCGCGGACTGGGCCACAGCTATGTGGGCACAGAGCATATTCTGCTCGGACTGCTTCGCGAAGGGGAAGGTATTGCCGCACGGGTACTCGAAAACCTCGGCGTGGATCTCGATGAAACCCGCTATGAAATCATGAAAACCCTCGACCCCGATTATGACCCGGCAGCAGAAGGAGAATATGAAGACGAGGGCGGCGACCCTGAGCCCCCGCCGATCGGCGGCGGACAGACGCGCGGTAAAGGAAAAACCAAAACGCCGGCGCTTAATACCTTCGGGCGTGATCTGACTAAACTGGCCAAGGATGGTGAACTGGACCCGGTGATCGGCAGAAAAGATGAGATCGAACGGGTCATTCAGATTCTCTGCCGCCGCACCAAAAATAATCCGGTGTTGCTCGGTGAAGCAGGCGTCGGAAAAACAGCAATTGCTGAAGGGCTTGCCCAGGTCATTCAGGAAGGCAATGTGCCGGATCTGCTGATCGATAAAAAAGTGATTACGCTGGATCTGGCGCTGATGGTTGCAGGAACCAAATACCGCGGTCAGTTCGAAGAACGCATCAAAGCCGTCATGGATGAAATCCGCAAAGAGAAGAATATCATTCTGTTTCTCGATGAACTCCACACCATCGTCGGCGCAGGATCGGCGGAAGGCACCATGGATGCCGCAAACATCATTAAACCGGCGCTGTCGCGCGGTGAACTGCAGTGTATTGGAGCCACCACACTGAAGGAATACCGTAAATATATCGAAAAGGATGCCGCACTCGAACGCCGGTTCCAGACCGTAAATGTGAAAGAGCCTTCTGTCGAAGACGCCGTTGAAATTCTTAAAGGATTGCGCGGAAAATACGAAGAACATCATCATGCCACCTTCACCGACGATGCAATGAAGACCGCAGTTGAATGCTCTGCCCGTTATCTGCCTGACCGTTTCCTGCCTGACAAGGCGATTGACCTAATCGATGAAGCCGGCGCACGCGCGCGCATCAACAGCATGAGCCGCCCGCCGGAGCTGAAACAGCTGGAAGAGGAAATTCACGATTTCGAAACCAAAAAGAACGACGCTATCCACGAACAGAAATTCGAGGATGCGGCTAATTTCCGCGATCAGGAGCGCCAGAGCAAAGAAAAGCTGGATCAGCTGCTCGAAGAGTGGCGTAAAACGCGTGATGAAAATAAGTCGGTAGTGGACGATGAAGACATCATGGTTGTCGTTTCAAAGTGGACCGGAATTCCGGTAATGAAGATGGGCGAAAAAGAGATGGAACGCCTGCTTCGTATCGAGGATGTTGTCGGCCAGCAGGTGGTTGGCCAGGGCGAAGCCGTAAGCGCAGTCTCCCGTGCATTGCGGCGTTCGAGGGCGGATCTGAAAGACCCGAAACGTCCCATCGGCTCCTTTATCTTTCTGGGACCGACCGGCGTGGGAAAAACCATGCTGGCCAAAACTCTGGCTGATTTTATGTTTGATGATCCGGAATCATTCATCCAGATCGACATGTCAGAATATATGGAAAAATTCAATGCATCCCGTCTGGTAGGTTCACCTCCGGGCTATGTAGGGCACGAAGAGGGGGGACAGCTGACTGAACGGGTTCGCCGTCGGCCGTATTCCGTTGTGCTGTTCGATGAAGTCGAAAAAGCCCACCCGGATGTTATGCACATGCTGCTGCAGATTCTCGAGGAGGGTCGACTGACTGACAGCCTTGGCCGCAGCGTGGATTTCCGCAATACGGTAGTCATCATGACTTCAAATCTAGGCGCTCAGGAAGTGAAGAAATCCGGTTCCCTTGGTTTTTCTCCCTCGAATGAAGAAGCCGACTTTGCCAAGCTGAAGGAAATGATGATCGGTGTAGCCAAGAAGACCTTCAAGCCGGAGCTGCTGAACCGCCTCGATGACATGATCGTATTCCGCGAACTGACCAAAGAAGACTTGGAAACAATCATTAATCTCGAACTGGCCAACATTCAGAACCGCGTGCTCGGCCGAAATATCGAACTTAAAATCACCAAGCCCGCCCGGAATTTCCTGCTGGAAAAAGGATACGACAAAGCCTACGGAGCGCGTCAGCTGCGTCGCACCGTTGAACGTTTCCTTGAAGATCCGCTGGCCGAAGAAATCCTGCGCGGGCATATCGAAAATAACTCGGTGGTCACTGTGAAAGCCAATAAGGAATCGTTGACTTTTAAAGGGGTTCCTGTGGTTGAAGAAACTGCAGCCGAGGAATAA
- a CDS encoding hemolysin family protein, with the protein MNELDSEYFLYSLFTLSAASFLASIYASLKATGDAGLPRLIERNARHINLLKFWKNRWDLLCKSTRLILTLSAIGTFTLCYLALRDYTLWITLPGLFALALVYMVVARIVPHVLSESYADRISIAVLPVIGTLTLALYIFVRPLQYIEDFLLRHAMSTSDEDDRPSTEDEIKSLIDETDEEALEEEEREIIRSVFEFGDTVAREIMTPRIDIHGFKDTLSIEECIDEVRESRFSRFPVYHENIDDVIGMVHVKDLLKLISSRNSGDGLTISQLAKKMVFIPETMPINDVLQLMKKSRSQMVLVVDEYGGTEGLVTMEDIIEELVGEIEDEYDLKEKNLHRRPDGSIMVLARMPIYELNEELSARLPESDEYDSLGGYIFSMLGRIPRAGERLDVPGFELRINSATQRQIQVVHMVPVKNV; encoded by the coding sequence ATGAATGAGTTAGATAGCGAATATTTTTTATACAGTCTTTTCACCCTGAGCGCCGCCAGCTTTCTGGCCTCCATATATGCTTCATTAAAAGCCACGGGCGATGCCGGACTTCCCCGCCTGATTGAGCGGAATGCTCGGCATATCAACCTGCTTAAATTCTGGAAGAATCGGTGGGACCTTCTTTGCAAAAGCACTCGACTGATATTGACCTTATCGGCCATCGGCACATTCACCCTGTGTTATCTTGCCCTTCGGGATTACACACTGTGGATCACACTTCCCGGACTGTTTGCCCTTGCGCTTGTATACATGGTTGTTGCACGAATCGTCCCGCATGTTCTTTCCGAAAGTTATGCTGACCGGATTTCAATTGCGGTCCTTCCTGTCATCGGAACACTTACACTGGCACTTTACATCTTCGTAAGACCCCTTCAATATATCGAGGATTTTCTATTGCGCCACGCAATGTCAACTTCCGATGAAGACGACCGGCCATCGACCGAGGATGAAATTAAAAGTCTAATCGACGAAACTGACGAGGAGGCGCTTGAAGAAGAAGAACGTGAAATCATTCGCAGTGTTTTTGAATTTGGTGACACCGTAGCGCGTGAAATTATGACCCCCAGAATAGATATCCACGGTTTTAAAGATACGCTAAGCATTGAGGAATGTATTGATGAAGTGCGGGAATCCCGTTTTTCCCGTTTTCCGGTATATCACGAAAACATTGACGACGTGATCGGGATGGTACACGTAAAAGATCTGCTGAAACTGATCTCTTCCCGAAATTCGGGCGATGGACTGACCATCAGTCAACTGGCAAAGAAAATGGTATTTATTCCGGAAACGATGCCGATTAATGACGTACTTCAGCTTATGAAAAAAAGTCGGTCCCAGATGGTTTTGGTTGTGGATGAATACGGCGGCACCGAAGGACTCGTGACCATGGAAGACATCATCGAAGAACTGGTTGGAGAAATTGAGGATGAATATGACCTCAAGGAAAAAAATCTCCATCGCAGACCGGACGGTTCAATCATGGTGCTGGCACGGATGCCCATCTATGAACTGAATGAAGAACTTTCGGCCCGGCTTCCGGAAAGCGATGAATATGATTCGCTCGGCGGATATATTTTTTCCATGCTCGGCCGCATTCCGCGCGCCGGCGAACGCCTGGACGTTCCCGGATTCGAACTCCGGATCAATTCCGCCACGCAGCGGCAGATTCAGGTTGTCCATATGGTGCCGGTTAAGAACGTCTGA
- a CDS encoding protein arginine kinase, whose amino-acid sequence MTLDDMVKRHGSWLEAGIDEGPVISSRIRLARNVEEYCFPGWASEEENQAVWTETSEIFHSLEQPFLSWNMHDTDTLDKEILFERHLISQELAQQDDSCGVFVTRDECLSIMVNEEDHIRIQSLQPGLNLQGAWAAADKIDDELESKLTYAFSPKLGYLTSCPSNVGTGMRASVMLHLPALVLMEEMDPVINGISKIGLAVRGMWGEGTEAAGNMFQVSNQITLGRREDEIISHLEQIVLELIEHENNARIRLMNERSIVVEDHVSRAFGLLSNAKLMTSGEALNLLSTLRLGLDLGMLTQFSRRELDMMFISIQPAHLQKLETKGLEPEERDVVRARKLRDFMENATDSNGKN is encoded by the coding sequence ATGACGCTGGACGATATGGTAAAACGCCACGGCAGCTGGCTGGAGGCCGGTATTGACGAGGGGCCTGTGATCAGCAGTCGTATTCGTCTGGCCCGCAATGTCGAAGAATATTGTTTTCCGGGCTGGGCGAGTGAAGAGGAAAATCAGGCGGTCTGGACGGAGACCTCAGAGATTTTCCATTCTTTGGAACAACCGTTTTTATCATGGAACATGCACGATACGGATACGCTGGATAAAGAAATACTTTTTGAGCGACATCTGATCAGTCAGGAGCTGGCGCAGCAGGATGACAGCTGCGGCGTTTTCGTCACGCGCGATGAGTGCCTTTCCATTATGGTAAACGAGGAGGATCACATTCGGATCCAATCGTTGCAGCCTGGTCTCAATCTACAGGGGGCCTGGGCGGCAGCGGACAAAATTGACGATGAACTGGAATCGAAGCTCACCTATGCTTTCTCACCGAAACTCGGCTATTTAACATCTTGCCCGTCAAATGTCGGCACAGGCATGCGGGCATCGGTAATGCTGCACCTTCCGGCGCTCGTACTGATGGAGGAAATGGATCCGGTGATCAACGGGATCTCAAAAATCGGCCTGGCAGTGCGCGGAATGTGGGGCGAAGGTACGGAAGCGGCCGGAAACATGTTCCAGGTTTCCAACCAGATTACATTGGGCCGGCGTGAAGATGAGATTATCTCCCACCTTGAACAGATCGTCCTTGAATTGATTGAACATGAGAATAATGCACGCATCCGTCTGATGAACGAGCGGTCCATTGTCGTGGAAGATCATGTATCGCGAGCATTCGGCCTTCTTTCAAACGCCAAACTTATGACCAGCGGCGAGGCCCTGAACCTGCTCTCCACGCTTCGGCTCGGGCTGGACCTCGGCATGCTGACGCAGTTTTCCCGACGGGAGCTGGACATGATGTTTATTTCCATTCAGCCGGCCCATCTGCAGAAACTGGAAACCAAAGGGCTGGAGCCGGAGGAGCGCGATGTTGTGCGGGCGCGGAAGTTGCGGGATTTTATGGAAAATGCTACGGATTCGAACGGTAAAAACTAA